Below is a genomic region from Candidatus Lernaella stagnicola.
TCGCCGGTTAGTGGCCCAAACGACGCAGGCGCGACGGCGAAAGCGCCTCGTCGATGGTCGACGGCGTCACGCCGAGCGCCGTCAATGCCTCCCGCAAGGAGATGTCTTCGGCCTGCGCCTTGGCAACCGCGGCCTCCGCTTTTTCGTAGCCGATTACCGGCACGAGGGCTGCGGCCACGGAAAGCGATTTCTCCAAGTGGGCGGCGGCACGGCCCGCATCGACCTCCAGGCCGGTGAAGCACTTCGACGCCAACACTTCCGCCGCGTTGCGCAAAAGCCGCAAATTATCAAGCAGATACCACGCCGCCAAGGGCAAGAATTGCGAGAGTTGGAGGTTGCCCGACGCCACCGCGGTACTGAGCGCCGCGTGCCCGGCCAGCGTCGCCAGCGCCATCTGCGAGGCATATTCGGCGATCACCGGGTTCACTTTCCCGGGCATGATCGACGACCCCGCCTGACGCGGCGGCAGCCTGACTTCCCCTACCGCGGGCACCGAGAGAATCCGCAAATCGGTACTCATTTTAAGAATGTTCGCCGCCATGGCCGTCAGGATGCCGTCCACTTCCACCAAGGCGTCCTGGTTGGCGGTCGCTTCGACGGGGTTTTCAGCGCGGGAGAGCGGCAGCGAAGTCTCACGACGCAAGTTTTCGATCACTTGGAAAATGTACTTCTTCGGTGCGCCGATCCCCGTGCCCACGGCCGTGCCGCCCAGGTTGACCACCTTCAGCCGCTCGGTGCTCTTGAAAACGCGCCAGCGATCGCGGGCCGTCGCCTCGGCATAGGTACCAAAAAGCTGCCCGGCGGTCATCGGCACGGCATCCTGCAATTGCGTGCGCCCAACCATCACCACGTCGGCAAATTCCCCCTCGAGGTGCTGCAGCGCTGCCTGCAACGTCACGAGCGACGCTTCCAGCTTACCCAACTCCCACAGCGCCGCCACGCGC
It encodes:
- a CDS encoding aspartate ammonia-lyase is translated as MARIEHDLLGDIQVPDGSYYGAHTQRAVLNFPSTGRDQAPSLVRALAVVKKAAAAANLEIGAVEEGVATALLQACDELAAGQWREQILVDPLAGGAGTSLNMNVNEVLANRANEILGGALGAYAPVHPLDTVNLHQSTNDAYATAVRVAALWELGKLEASLVTLQAALQHLEGEFADVVMVGRTQLQDAVPMTAGQLFGTYAEATARDRWRVFKSTERLKVVNLGGTAVGTGIGAPKKYIFQVIENLRRETSLPLSRAENPVEATANQDALVEVDGILTAMAANILKMSTDLRILSVPAVGEVRLPPRQAGSSIMPGKVNPVIAEYASQMALATLAGHAALSTAVASGNLQLSQFLPLAAWYLLDNLRLLRNAAEVLASKCFTGLEVDAGRAAAHLEKSLSVAAALVPVIGYEKAEAAVAKAQAEDISLREALTALGVTPSTIDEALSPSRLRRLGH